A genome region from Pseudomonas sp. S06B 330 includes the following:
- a CDS encoding dienelactone hydrolase family protein: MSKVTIESLVYHVAGKAYESRLVYTQGALGQPGLLMAPNWMGIGEGAERIAREVAAQGYVVLIADIYGQTVRPSNMDEAAAAMMPLKEDRVELRKRMKEALNQLLGQSRGVLEPGKLGTFGFCFGGCCALELAREDERLQAAVSFHGTLDSPLPAQAGKVKASMLVLHGAADPLVPKEQLPAFEAEMDAAKVDWQVISYGGAVHSFTDTAANVPGKMKYDARTSKRAFRAMFNLLDEVFRA, translated from the coding sequence ATGAGCAAGGTTACTATCGAGTCGCTGGTCTATCATGTTGCCGGCAAAGCCTATGAGAGTCGTTTGGTCTACACCCAGGGCGCCTTGGGGCAGCCTGGATTGCTGATGGCGCCTAACTGGATGGGGATTGGTGAGGGGGCCGAGCGTATTGCCAGGGAGGTCGCCGCTCAGGGCTATGTCGTACTGATTGCCGATATCTACGGTCAGACTGTGCGCCCCTCAAATATGGATGAAGCAGCGGCAGCGATGATGCCCCTCAAAGAGGACCGTGTAGAGCTGCGCAAACGCATGAAAGAAGCATTGAACCAATTGCTCGGGCAGTCCAGGGGTGTGTTGGAACCGGGCAAGCTGGGTACTTTCGGTTTCTGCTTCGGCGGCTGCTGCGCACTGGAACTGGCCCGTGAGGATGAGCGGCTGCAGGCTGCAGTGTCCTTCCACGGTACGCTGGATTCACCCTTGCCGGCGCAGGCAGGTAAGGTCAAGGCCTCGATGTTGGTGCTCCATGGTGCAGCCGATCCGTTGGTGCCCAAGGAGCAGTTGCCGGCATTTGAGGCGGAAATGGACGCTGCCAAGGTTGATTGGCAAGTGATCAGCTATGGTGGCGCGGTGCATTCGTTCACGGATACGGCGGCCAATGTGCCTGGCAAGATGAAGTACGACGCGCGTACCTCCAAGCGTGCCTTCCGGGCGATGTTCAACTTGCTTGATGAAGTATTCAGGGCTTGA
- the htpG gene encoding molecular chaperone HtpG produces MSVETQKETLGFQTEVKQLLHLMIHSLYSNKEIFLRELISNASDAVDKLRFEALAKPELLEGGAELKIRVSFDKDANTVTLEDNGIGMSREDVITHLGTIAKSGTADFMKHLTGDQKKDSHLIGQFGVGFYSAFIVADKVDVFSRRAGAPAGEGVHWSSKGEGEFEVATLDKAERGTRIVLHLKKGEEEFADGWRLRNIIKKYSDHIALPIELPKQVDAAEGEEKPAEEWETVNRASALWTRPRTEIKDEEYQEFYKHIGHDFENPLAWSHNKVEGKLEYNSLLYVPARAPFDLYQREAPRGLKLYVQRVFVMDQAESFLPLYLRFIKGVVDSNDLSLNVSREILQKDPIIDSMKSALTKRVLDMLEKLAKNEPEQYKGFWKNFGQVMKEGPAEDFANKEKIAGLLRFASTSDDSGEQSVSLADYLARAKEGQDKIYFLTGESYAQVKNSPHLEVFRKKGIEVLLLTDRIDEWLMSYLSDFDGKSFVDVARGDLDLGKLDSEEDKKAQEEVAKEKEGLVERLKAALGESVSEVRVSHRLTDSPAILAIGEQDLGLQMRQILEASGQKVPDSKPIFEFNPGHPLIEKLDNEQSEDRFADFSHILFDQAALAAGDSLKDPAAYVRRLNKLLVELSA; encoded by the coding sequence ATGAGTGTGGAAACTCAAAAAGAAACCCTGGGCTTCCAGACCGAGGTAAAGCAGCTGCTGCACCTCATGATCCATTCCTTGTACTCGAACAAGGAAATCTTCCTTCGTGAACTGATTTCCAACGCCTCCGACGCGGTCGACAAGTTGCGTTTCGAAGCCTTGGCCAAGCCTGAGTTGCTCGAAGGCGGCGCCGAGCTGAAAATTCGCGTCAGCTTCGACAAGGACGCCAATACCGTCACCCTCGAAGACAACGGTATCGGTATGAGCCGCGAGGATGTGATCACCCACCTGGGTACCATTGCCAAGTCCGGCACTGCCGACTTTATGAAGCACCTCACCGGTGATCAGAAAAAAGATTCGCACCTGATCGGTCAATTCGGCGTGGGCTTCTACTCGGCGTTCATTGTGGCCGACAAAGTTGACGTGTTCAGCCGTCGTGCTGGTGCGCCGGCTGGCGAAGGCGTGCATTGGTCGTCCAAGGGCGAAGGCGAATTCGAAGTTGCCACCCTCGACAAGGCCGAGCGCGGTACCCGTATCGTCCTGCACCTGAAAAAGGGTGAGGAAGAGTTCGCCGACGGTTGGCGCCTGCGTAACATCATCAAGAAGTACTCCGATCACATCGCTCTGCCGATCGAGCTGCCCAAGCAGGTCGACGCGGCTGAAGGTGAAGAGAAGCCGGCCGAAGAATGGGAAACCGTCAACCGTGCCAGTGCCCTGTGGACCCGTCCGCGTACCGAGATCAAGGACGAGGAATACCAGGAGTTCTACAAGCACATCGGTCACGATTTCGAGAACCCGCTGGCCTGGAGCCACAACAAGGTCGAAGGCAAGCTTGAGTACAACTCGCTGCTCTACGTCCCGGCACGCGCGCCATTTGATCTGTATCAGCGTGAAGCGCCGCGCGGCCTGAAGCTGTACGTCCAGCGTGTATTCGTCATGGACCAGGCTGAGTCGTTCCTGCCGCTGTACCTGCGCTTTATCAAAGGCGTGGTTGACTCCAACGACCTGTCGCTGAACGTTTCGCGGGAAATCCTGCAGAAAGACCCAATCATCGATTCGATGAAGTCGGCGCTGACCAAGCGCGTTCTGGACATGCTCGAGAAGTTGGCCAAGAACGAGCCTGAGCAGTACAAGGGCTTCTGGAAGAACTTCGGTCAGGTGATGAAAGAGGGTCCGGCCGAAGACTTCGCCAACAAGGAGAAAATCGCCGGTTTGCTGCGCTTTGCCTCCACCAGCGACGACAGCGGCGAGCAGAGCGTGTCGCTGGCCGACTACCTGGCGCGTGCCAAGGAAGGTCAGGACAAGATCTACTTCCTCACCGGCGAGTCGTACGCACAGGTCAAAAACAGCCCGCACCTGGAAGTCTTCCGCAAGAAAGGCATCGAAGTACTGCTGCTGACCGACCGTATTGACGAGTGGCTGATGAGCTACCTGAGCGACTTCGACGGTAAGAGCTTCGTCGATGTTGCTCGCGGTGACCTGGACCTGGGCAAGTTGGACTCCGAAGAGGACAAGAAAGCCCAGGAAGAAGTCGCCAAGGAAAAAGAAGGGCTGGTTGAGCGCCTCAAAGCCGCCTTGGGCGAAAGCGTCAGCGAAGTGCGTGTCTCGCATCGCCTGACCGACTCGCCAGCGATCCTGGCCATTGGTGAGCAGGACCTGGGCCTGCAAATGCGCCAGATCCTCGAGGCCAGCGGGCAGAAGGTGCCGGATTCCAAGCCAATCTTCGAATTCAATCCGGGCCATCCGCTGATCGAGAAGCTGGACAACGAGCAGAGCGAAGACCGTTTCGCTGACTTCTCGCATATCCTCTTTGATCAGGCTGCGCTGGCAGCGGGTGACAGCTTGAAGGACCCGGCGGCGTACGTTCGTCGCCTGAACAAGCTGCTGGTCGAATTGTCGGCTTAA
- a CDS encoding PaaI family thioesterase has translation MIPPEVHQQLRQAHAEGNYQPLLQLIPYAGLIGIQCSREGDDLLFCLPANKDNIGNPILPAIHGGVIAGFMELSAALYLLIFSESATIPKIIDFSIDYLRAGHFRDTYARCQLWRQGRRVTNVAITAWQGNPDEPIATARAHFKIEEINAPLK, from the coding sequence ATGATCCCGCCTGAGGTGCACCAGCAATTACGTCAGGCCCATGCTGAAGGTAATTACCAGCCGTTGTTGCAGCTGATTCCGTATGCTGGGCTGATTGGCATCCAGTGCAGCCGCGAGGGCGATGATCTGCTGTTCTGCTTGCCTGCCAATAAGGACAACATTGGTAACCCTATACTGCCCGCGATACATGGTGGGGTGATCGCCGGCTTCATGGAGTTGTCCGCGGCGCTGTACCTGCTGATTTTCAGTGAGAGTGCGACCATTCCGAAAATCATCGATTTTTCCATCGACTACCTGCGCGCCGGGCATTTTCGCGACACCTATGCCCGCTGCCAGCTCTGGCGCCAGGGGCGGCGGGTGACCAACGTGGCCATCACCGCTTGGCAGGGTAACCCGGACGAGCCGATTGCCACCGCGCGTGCGCATTTCAAGATCGAAGAAATCAATGCGCCCTTGAAATAA
- a CDS encoding PaaI family thioesterase — MSETPLMAMAARFLSALPHCQRLAMRVHHADAQGMTLILPYAKKIIGNPQTGAIHGGALTTLMDTTCGMATLCALAEFEVCPTLDLRIDYMHSAKPELDIYGYAYCYRVTRDVIFTRGMAYQEDPEEPIAQVVGTFMRLGKGVKGGLNFGNALKGRAQ; from the coding sequence ATGAGTGAGACTCCATTGATGGCCATGGCCGCACGCTTTCTTTCGGCGCTGCCTCATTGCCAGCGACTAGCGATGCGCGTGCACCATGCTGATGCACAAGGAATGACCCTGATCCTGCCTTATGCAAAGAAGATTATTGGTAATCCGCAGACCGGTGCCATCCACGGTGGTGCGCTGACCACGTTGATGGACACCACCTGCGGTATGGCCACGCTGTGCGCGTTGGCAGAGTTCGAAGTGTGTCCGACGTTGGATCTGCGTATCGACTACATGCATTCCGCTAAACCCGAGCTGGACATCTATGGCTACGCCTACTGCTATCGGGTTACCCGTGATGTGATCTTTACCCGCGGTATGGCCTATCAGGAGGACCCCGAGGAGCCAATTGCTCAAGTGGTGGGCACCTTCATGCGCTTGGGCAAAGGCGTGAAAGGTGGGCTGAATTTTGGCAATGCACTGAAGGGGCGCGCGCAATGA
- a CDS encoding DUF599 domain-containing protein, translating to MSFIQSNLNHLLAACWFVVCWGGYTRYATWKGRDTACLASVLHLYREDWMRRMLMRDNRIADASVIANLERNASFFASSTLIILAGILTVLGASDRAVSLLADLPLVQQATQGMSEIKLLCLATVFVYAFFTFSWCMRQYNFAAVLVGSAPMVGERHVSELERKAFAQRAARVISMAANQFNFGLRSYYFGMAMLSWFISPWLFMLMSAGVVLVLYRREFHSDVLDVMVYTPTEVPAVEASKEPSIN from the coding sequence ATGAGCTTCATTCAAAGTAATCTGAATCACCTGCTGGCGGCCTGCTGGTTTGTTGTTTGCTGGGGCGGCTATACCCGCTATGCCACCTGGAAAGGGCGCGATACAGCGTGCCTGGCCAGTGTGCTGCACTTGTATCGTGAAGACTGGATGCGGCGCATGCTGATGCGTGACAACCGCATTGCCGATGCCAGTGTGATCGCTAACCTTGAGCGCAACGCCTCATTCTTTGCTTCCAGTACGCTGATCATCCTCGCCGGTATTCTGACCGTGCTGGGGGCGTCGGATCGTGCAGTGTCGCTGTTGGCGGATCTGCCGCTGGTTCAACAGGCGACCCAGGGCATGTCGGAAATCAAGCTGTTGTGCCTGGCCACAGTATTTGTCTATGCCTTTTTCACTTTCAGTTGGTGCATGCGTCAGTACAACTTTGCGGCCGTACTGGTGGGGTCAGCACCGATGGTCGGTGAGCGCCATGTCAGCGAGTTGGAGCGCAAGGCCTTTGCCCAGCGCGCAGCGCGGGTAATTTCCATGGCCGCCAACCAGTTCAACTTTGGCTTGCGTTCTTATTACTTTGGCATGGCCATGCTCAGTTGGTTTATCAGCCCCTGGTTGTTCATGCTGATGAGCGCGGGGGTGGTGCTGGTGCTGTACCGACGTGAGTTTCATTCCGATGTGCTGGATGTGATGGTATATACCCCGACCGAGGTGCCTGCGGTGGAGGCGAGCAAAGAGCCAAGCATTAACTGA